The Dendropsophus ebraccatus isolate aDenEbr1 chromosome 3, aDenEbr1.pat, whole genome shotgun sequence genome includes a region encoding these proteins:
- the TMEM161A gene encoding transmembrane protein 161A isoform X2, translating to MAVMGIQMVVTLLVASVMQRVSPHYSLARWLLCNGSLFRYKHPTEDELRALSGKPKPKAKKERRINGITDEKPLTVPRDIDLHLEATQITAVDALVLRYFLEYQWFIDFSLYSTIIYLFTEGYYCLVDAQNEINIGVLWCLMTVIFSIKVLFTMMQHYFRSEEGGERSVCLTFAFFFLLISMIVMIVREEYLEFGLEPGINSICHNLEILLKQQGWQLSVPFIKLGFKISLVALCSFLGACLTFPGLRLAQTHLDALKMAADRPMLQLFLHASFLSPVIVVVMWIRPITRDFLLNAPLGKETVRLMSDSTYNTFRLWVIVILCLLRLTLVRYHLQAYLGLAHSWVEQMKREAGRISMLEIQRKISRIFCYLTVVALQYLAPIMLTLYCVLLLKSMGDYSWGLYPETVGVTPVVETSAPPPITSEEEEDSEDVQIAVEQIIGALGAFRNIFSTMFFRGLFGFLAWWVSVCQIVSSLFGLYFHQYLGAS from the exons ATG GCAGTGATGGGGATACAGATGGTGGTCACTTTACTGGTGGCCAGTGTTATGCAGAGAGTGTCCCCTCATTATTCTCTTGCACGATGGCTTTTATGCAATGGAAG CTTGTTCCGCTACAAACACCCTACAGAAGATGAGTTAAGAGCACTCTCTGGAAAACCAAAACCCAAAGCAAAGAAAGAGCG GAGAATAAATGGGATAACAGATGAAAAACCCCTTACAGTGCCAAGAGACATTGACCTGCATTTGGAGGCAACGCAAATCACTGCTGTTGATGCTCTTG TGCTTCGATATTTCTTGGAGTATCAGTGGTTTATAGACTTCTCATTATACTCAACAATCATCTACCTGTTTACCGAAGGATATTACTGTCTGGTGGATGCCCAGAATGAAATCAATATTGGTGTTCTATGGTGTCTGATGACTGTCATTTTCTCTAT AAAAGTTCTGTTTACTATGATGCAGCACTACTTCCGTTCAGAAGAGGGAGGAGAGCGCTCAGTCTGCTTGACTTTtgccttcttctttcttctcattTCCATGATTGTGATGATTGTAAGAGAGGAGTATCTGGAGTTTGGATTGGAACCAG GTATAAATAGCATCTGTCACAATCTGGAAATCTTACTTAAACAACAAGGATGGCAGTTATC AGTTCCTTTTATTAAACTTGGTTTCAAAATTTCACTGGTTGCACTATGCTCATTCCTTGGTGCCTGTCTGACATTTCCTGGCCTGCGTTTGGCTCAGACTCACCTTGATGCTCTTAAGATGGCAGCAGACAGACCGATGTTGCA gctTTTTCTTCATGCAAGCTTTCTGTCTCCTGTCATTGTGGTGGTAATGTGGATCCGCCCAATCACCAGGGACTTTCTTTTAAATGCTCCTCTGGGTAAAGAAACTGTACGACT TATGTCGGATTCTACATACAACACTTTTCGCCTATGGGTCATAGTGATTTTATGCCTTCTACGTCTCACCTTGGTTCGCTACCATTTGCAAGCATATCTTGGGTTGGCACATAGCTGGGTTGAACAAATGAAAAGAGAGGCTGGGCGGATTTCCATGTTGGAGATCCAGCGTAAA ATCTCCCGCATCTTTTGTTACCTTACCGTGGTGGCTCTGCAGTACTTGGCACCGATTATGTTAACCCTTTATTGTGTTCTTCTCCTGAAGTCTATGG GTGATTATTCTTGGGGTCTATATCCAGAGACTGTTGGTGTTACTCCTGTAGTGGAGACGTCTGCTCCACCACCCATAACatctgaagaagaggaggactctGAGGATGTGCAGATTGCTGTTGAGCAGATAATAGGAGCGCTGGGTGCTTTTCGAAACATCTTCTCCACCATGTTCTTCCGTGGCCTGTTTGGCTTTTTGGCCTGGTGGGTCTCGGTGTGCCAAATTGTCAGTAGCCTCTTTGGTCTGTACTTTCATCAGTACCTAGGAGCCTCCTAG
- the TMEM161A gene encoding transmembrane protein 161A isoform X1, with amino-acid sequence MIAPSRTSGSAGAVMGIQMVVTLLVASVMQRVSPHYSLARWLLCNGSLFRYKHPTEDELRALSGKPKPKAKKERRINGITDEKPLTVPRDIDLHLEATQITAVDALVLRYFLEYQWFIDFSLYSTIIYLFTEGYYCLVDAQNEINIGVLWCLMTVIFSIKVLFTMMQHYFRSEEGGERSVCLTFAFFFLLISMIVMIVREEYLEFGLEPGINSICHNLEILLKQQGWQLSVPFIKLGFKISLVALCSFLGACLTFPGLRLAQTHLDALKMAADRPMLQLFLHASFLSPVIVVVMWIRPITRDFLLNAPLGKETVRLMSDSTYNTFRLWVIVILCLLRLTLVRYHLQAYLGLAHSWVEQMKREAGRISMLEIQRKISRIFCYLTVVALQYLAPIMLTLYCVLLLKSMGDYSWGLYPETVGVTPVVETSAPPPITSEEEEDSEDVQIAVEQIIGALGAFRNIFSTMFFRGLFGFLAWWVSVCQIVSSLFGLYFHQYLGAS; translated from the exons ATGATTGCCCCCAGCAGGACATCAGGAAGTGCGGGG GCAGTGATGGGGATACAGATGGTGGTCACTTTACTGGTGGCCAGTGTTATGCAGAGAGTGTCCCCTCATTATTCTCTTGCACGATGGCTTTTATGCAATGGAAG CTTGTTCCGCTACAAACACCCTACAGAAGATGAGTTAAGAGCACTCTCTGGAAAACCAAAACCCAAAGCAAAGAAAGAGCG GAGAATAAATGGGATAACAGATGAAAAACCCCTTACAGTGCCAAGAGACATTGACCTGCATTTGGAGGCAACGCAAATCACTGCTGTTGATGCTCTTG TGCTTCGATATTTCTTGGAGTATCAGTGGTTTATAGACTTCTCATTATACTCAACAATCATCTACCTGTTTACCGAAGGATATTACTGTCTGGTGGATGCCCAGAATGAAATCAATATTGGTGTTCTATGGTGTCTGATGACTGTCATTTTCTCTAT AAAAGTTCTGTTTACTATGATGCAGCACTACTTCCGTTCAGAAGAGGGAGGAGAGCGCTCAGTCTGCTTGACTTTtgccttcttctttcttctcattTCCATGATTGTGATGATTGTAAGAGAGGAGTATCTGGAGTTTGGATTGGAACCAG GTATAAATAGCATCTGTCACAATCTGGAAATCTTACTTAAACAACAAGGATGGCAGTTATC AGTTCCTTTTATTAAACTTGGTTTCAAAATTTCACTGGTTGCACTATGCTCATTCCTTGGTGCCTGTCTGACATTTCCTGGCCTGCGTTTGGCTCAGACTCACCTTGATGCTCTTAAGATGGCAGCAGACAGACCGATGTTGCA gctTTTTCTTCATGCAAGCTTTCTGTCTCCTGTCATTGTGGTGGTAATGTGGATCCGCCCAATCACCAGGGACTTTCTTTTAAATGCTCCTCTGGGTAAAGAAACTGTACGACT TATGTCGGATTCTACATACAACACTTTTCGCCTATGGGTCATAGTGATTTTATGCCTTCTACGTCTCACCTTGGTTCGCTACCATTTGCAAGCATATCTTGGGTTGGCACATAGCTGGGTTGAACAAATGAAAAGAGAGGCTGGGCGGATTTCCATGTTGGAGATCCAGCGTAAA ATCTCCCGCATCTTTTGTTACCTTACCGTGGTGGCTCTGCAGTACTTGGCACCGATTATGTTAACCCTTTATTGTGTTCTTCTCCTGAAGTCTATGG GTGATTATTCTTGGGGTCTATATCCAGAGACTGTTGGTGTTACTCCTGTAGTGGAGACGTCTGCTCCACCACCCATAACatctgaagaagaggaggactctGAGGATGTGCAGATTGCTGTTGAGCAGATAATAGGAGCGCTGGGTGCTTTTCGAAACATCTTCTCCACCATGTTCTTCCGTGGCCTGTTTGGCTTTTTGGCCTGGTGGGTCTCGGTGTGCCAAATTGTCAGTAGCCTCTTTGGTCTGTACTTTCATCAGTACCTAGGAGCCTCCTAG
- the TMEM161A gene encoding transmembrane protein 161A isoform X3: MGIQMVVTLLVASVMQRVSPHYSLARWLLCNGSLFRYKHPTEDELRALSGKPKPKAKKERRINGITDEKPLTVPRDIDLHLEATQITAVDALVLRYFLEYQWFIDFSLYSTIIYLFTEGYYCLVDAQNEINIGVLWCLMTVIFSIKVLFTMMQHYFRSEEGGERSVCLTFAFFFLLISMIVMIVREEYLEFGLEPGINSICHNLEILLKQQGWQLSVPFIKLGFKISLVALCSFLGACLTFPGLRLAQTHLDALKMAADRPMLQLFLHASFLSPVIVVVMWIRPITRDFLLNAPLGKETVRLMSDSTYNTFRLWVIVILCLLRLTLVRYHLQAYLGLAHSWVEQMKREAGRISMLEIQRKISRIFCYLTVVALQYLAPIMLTLYCVLLLKSMGDYSWGLYPETVGVTPVVETSAPPPITSEEEEDSEDVQIAVEQIIGALGAFRNIFSTMFFRGLFGFLAWWVSVCQIVSSLFGLYFHQYLGAS, from the exons ATGGGGATACAGATGGTGGTCACTTTACTGGTGGCCAGTGTTATGCAGAGAGTGTCCCCTCATTATTCTCTTGCACGATGGCTTTTATGCAATGGAAG CTTGTTCCGCTACAAACACCCTACAGAAGATGAGTTAAGAGCACTCTCTGGAAAACCAAAACCCAAAGCAAAGAAAGAGCG GAGAATAAATGGGATAACAGATGAAAAACCCCTTACAGTGCCAAGAGACATTGACCTGCATTTGGAGGCAACGCAAATCACTGCTGTTGATGCTCTTG TGCTTCGATATTTCTTGGAGTATCAGTGGTTTATAGACTTCTCATTATACTCAACAATCATCTACCTGTTTACCGAAGGATATTACTGTCTGGTGGATGCCCAGAATGAAATCAATATTGGTGTTCTATGGTGTCTGATGACTGTCATTTTCTCTAT AAAAGTTCTGTTTACTATGATGCAGCACTACTTCCGTTCAGAAGAGGGAGGAGAGCGCTCAGTCTGCTTGACTTTtgccttcttctttcttctcattTCCATGATTGTGATGATTGTAAGAGAGGAGTATCTGGAGTTTGGATTGGAACCAG GTATAAATAGCATCTGTCACAATCTGGAAATCTTACTTAAACAACAAGGATGGCAGTTATC AGTTCCTTTTATTAAACTTGGTTTCAAAATTTCACTGGTTGCACTATGCTCATTCCTTGGTGCCTGTCTGACATTTCCTGGCCTGCGTTTGGCTCAGACTCACCTTGATGCTCTTAAGATGGCAGCAGACAGACCGATGTTGCA gctTTTTCTTCATGCAAGCTTTCTGTCTCCTGTCATTGTGGTGGTAATGTGGATCCGCCCAATCACCAGGGACTTTCTTTTAAATGCTCCTCTGGGTAAAGAAACTGTACGACT TATGTCGGATTCTACATACAACACTTTTCGCCTATGGGTCATAGTGATTTTATGCCTTCTACGTCTCACCTTGGTTCGCTACCATTTGCAAGCATATCTTGGGTTGGCACATAGCTGGGTTGAACAAATGAAAAGAGAGGCTGGGCGGATTTCCATGTTGGAGATCCAGCGTAAA ATCTCCCGCATCTTTTGTTACCTTACCGTGGTGGCTCTGCAGTACTTGGCACCGATTATGTTAACCCTTTATTGTGTTCTTCTCCTGAAGTCTATGG GTGATTATTCTTGGGGTCTATATCCAGAGACTGTTGGTGTTACTCCTGTAGTGGAGACGTCTGCTCCACCACCCATAACatctgaagaagaggaggactctGAGGATGTGCAGATTGCTGTTGAGCAGATAATAGGAGCGCTGGGTGCTTTTCGAAACATCTTCTCCACCATGTTCTTCCGTGGCCTGTTTGGCTTTTTGGCCTGGTGGGTCTCGGTGTGCCAAATTGTCAGTAGCCTCTTTGGTCTGTACTTTCATCAGTACCTAGGAGCCTCCTAG